A stretch of DNA from bacterium:
TTCATACAACAAATTCTGATGGGACTTTAACTCCTGATGAAATTTGTAAAATTTATAAAAATGCTGGTTATGATTTTATTTCAATAACAGACCATAATAAATTTACAATGCCTTCTGACTCACATAATTTACTTTTAATACCAGGGATAGAATTAACAAGTAATAGAAAAGGAGAATTTCATCTTGTGTGTATTGGAATTGCAAAAGATATTGATGTAAAAGGTTTTTTCCCACAACAAATGATAAATACTGTCAATTTCAAAAAAGGAATACCTATAATTGCTCATCCATATTGGAGTGGCCTAACATCAAGTTATGTTTTAAAATTATCTGGTTGGTTTGGAATTGAGATTTATAATAATACCTGTGAGAGAAGATGGGGAAAAGGTTCTTCAACTATTCACTGGGATGAGATTTTACAAAAAGGAAGAAAATGTTTTGGTTTTGCTGCTGATGATAGCCATCATCGTTTTGGAGAATTTTTAGAAGATGACATAGCAGGAAGTTTTATAATGGTAAGGGCAAGCAAATTAGAAGAAGATGAGATATTAAATTCAATAAGAAATGGTTTTTTCTATTCTTCAATAGGTCCATTGATACAAAATTTTGAAGTATATAAAAAAAAGATTTATATAAAAACAACACCTGTTTATACCATTAATTTTATTGGATATGGATGGACAGGACAACTTTTTTCTGGCAAAGGTAAGGAAATAACAGAAATTGAATATACAATTAAAGGAGAAGAAAAATATATAAGAGTTGAAATAACTGATAAAAACAATAAAAAAGCATGGACAAATCCTGTTTATCTATAAAATGGATGAAACATTTCATATTCAATGGCATATTACAAATTCCTGCAATTTAAGATGCACACATTGTTATCAGGAAAATTTTACTTCTGAAAAAGATATTTATTTTGAATTTTTAAAGGGAATTTTTACCAATATTGAAAATTTTTTAAAAGAGAAAAATAAAAAACTTGTTCTTGACCTGACTGGTGGAGAAATTTTTCTTTATAAGGACTGGAAGAAAATTATTAAATTGGTTTTTTCTTCAGAAATTGTAAAGAAAATTGGCATTATAACAAATGGTTTTTTCTTAAATGATTCAACAATGAAATTTTTAAAAAATTTTCCTGAAATTGAAATAAAAATATCAACAGAAGGAATTGAAAAAGAAATTTATGAATTTTATAGAGGAAAAGGAAATTTTAAAAAATTTATAGAAGTTATGGAGATATTGAAAAGTATAAATTTTAATAAAACACTTATGTTTACAATAACGGAAAATAACAGTGAGCAGATGGAAAAAATTTTTGATTTTTGCAGACAATATAATTTCTCTAAATTTATTATTGAAAGATTTATTCCATTGGGAAATGGTAAAGAAATGAGAGAGGATATTGTAAAAATTGATACATGGTGTAAAATAATAAAAATTTTATTTGAAAAATGTGGTTTAGAATTTGATATTGCTGATATTCTGCCTTATAGAGGTTTTATGGTTGAAATGAAAAATGAAGGAAATTTTCTTTATGGTGCTTCGTGCATAGTTGGCAGAGATGGAATGGCAATAATGCCAGAAGGGGATGTTTATCCTTGTAGAAGATTTCCACTTAAAATAGGTAATTTATTACAACAAAAATTATCTGATATATGGGAAAATTCATCTGTTTTAAATTTATCAAGGGATAAGAAAAATTTGAAAGGTATTTGTAAAGGGTGTATAATTAATGATTGCTTTGGGTGTAGAGCCCTTGCATATAGTTTAAAAAATGATTTTTTAGAAGAAGATATTTTATGTTTTTTAAATTGGAAAGGAGGGGAAAATGTCAATGGTACCAAGTAAGGTTTTTTTAACAAAAGGGGTTGGTAAAGATAAAGAGGAATTAACGAGTTTTGAGAGAGCATTAAGAAATGCTGGTATTGCTCAATTTAATCTCGTTAGTATATCAAGTATATTTCCTCCTAATTGTAAACTGATTTCTAAAAAAGAGGGACTTGCACTTTTGCAACCAGGACAAGTTGTATATACTGTTATAAGCAGAAACAAAACAAATGAACCGCATAGATTGATAACATCAGCAGTGGGTATTGCTATTCCAAAAGATAAAAATCAATATGGGTATTTATCTGAACATGCTGGATTCGGAGAGACAGAAGATAAAGCAGGGGATTATGCAGAAGACTTAGCAGCAACAATGCTTGCAACTATTTTAGGACTTGAATTTAATCCTGATTCTTCCTATGATGAAAAAAAAGAAATATGGAAAATGTCAGAAGGAATAGTTAAAACAACAAGTATAGTTCAATCAGCAATAGGGGAGAAAAACGGTCTCTGGACAACTGTTGTGGCAGTTGCCGTTTTTATTCTATAATGGAAAACAATTTCTTAGGTATAAAAAATACAAGTTTTAAATCATCAAAATTTCTTATTTTATCTATCCCTGTTGAACTTACCACTTCTTTTGGAAAAGGGACACAATTTGCTCCTGAAAATATAATATTTTCTTCTAAACAACTTGAGTTTTTTGATGAACAATTCAAGATAGAACCATATAAATATGGAATAAAAACACTTGAACCATTACAAATTGATGTAAAAAATTCCCACTCAATGCTGAAAAAGATAGAAAACAGCATAAAAAAACTCATTAAAGAGAGGAAAATAATAATTTCAATAGGGGGGGAGCATACTATAACTTATGGAATTATAAAGGGATTTAAACATTTTTACGAAAATTTTAATGTCCTTATTCTTGATGCTCATGCTGATTTAAGAGATAAATATCAAAATAGTAAATTTTCTCATGCTTGTGTTTCAAGAAGAATTACAGAAGAAGATTTAAAGGTTCATATTTTAGGAGTAAGAAACATGAGTAAAGAAGAATTTTTATTTACAGAAAGTAATAAAGAAAATATAAAGATATTTTATTCTTACCAGATGAAAAAAACAGATTGGAGAAAAGAAATAGTTGAGAAATTACCTTCCGGGAAATATTATTTAAG
This window harbors:
- a CDS encoding radical SAM protein, producing the protein MDETFHIQWHITNSCNLRCTHCYQENFTSEKDIYFEFLKGIFTNIENFLKEKNKKLVLDLTGGEIFLYKDWKKIIKLVFSSEIVKKIGIITNGFFLNDSTMKFLKNFPEIEIKISTEGIEKEIYEFYRGKGNFKKFIEVMEILKSINFNKTLMFTITENNSEQMEKIFDFCRQYNFSKFIIERFIPLGNGKEMREDIVKIDTWCKIIKILFEKCGLEFDIADILPYRGFMVEMKNEGNFLYGASCIVGRDGMAIMPEGDVYPCRRFPLKIGNLLQQKLSDIWENSSVLNLSRDKKNLKGICKGCIINDCFGCRALAYSLKNDFLEEDILCFLNWKGGENVNGTK
- a CDS encoding arginine decarboxylase, pyruvoyl-dependent, with translation MVPSKVFLTKGVGKDKEELTSFERALRNAGIAQFNLVSISSIFPPNCKLISKKEGLALLQPGQVVYTVISRNKTNEPHRLITSAVGIAIPKDKNQYGYLSEHAGFGETEDKAGDYAEDLAATMLATILGLEFNPDSSYDEKKEIWKMSEGIVKTTSIVQSAIGEKNGLWTTVVAVAVFIL
- the speB gene encoding agmatinase, with the translated sequence MENNFLGIKNTSFKSSKFLILSIPVELTTSFGKGTQFAPENIIFSSKQLEFFDEQFKIEPYKYGIKTLEPLQIDVKNSHSMLKKIENSIKKLIKERKIIISIGGEHTITYGIIKGFKHFYENFNVLILDAHADLRDKYQNSKFSHACVSRRITEEDLKVHILGVRNMSKEEFLFTESNKENIKIFYSYQMKKTDWRKEIVEKLPSGKYYLSIDADFFDPSLIPEVGTPEPGGFFWDETIEFFENFILRKDIELIGFDFVELSPKRLDSPSSFISAKIIYKLIGLLSLNEDKNHRK